Genomic DNA from Longimicrobium sp.:
AGCGCGTCCGCCACGTCCGGGTGCACCCCCGCGCGCGGAGGATTGAGGATGACGAGGTCCGCCGGCAGCTCCAGGCGGATGAGGTCCTCCACCGGCCCCTCGACGAAGCGGGCGCCCTCCGGCGCGGCGCGCACTGCCTCCTCCACCGCCTGCGGATCCAGCTCGATCCCCACCACCGCCGCGCCCGCGCGGGCGAAGCGGCGCGCGTGGAAGCCGACGCCGCAGTACGCGTCCACGATCCTCGAGCCCGCGACGTCGCCCGCCAGTTCGGCGACATGCGCCTCGAGCAGCGCGGCGGCACCCCGGTTCACCTGCAGGAACGCCGCGCCGGAAAGCTCCACCGTCTCGTCGCCCCACGTCTCCGGCAGCCCCGGCGCGCCCGCGATCAGCTCCGCCGCCGCCTCGCCGGGCCGGTGCCAGATGGAGACGAGGCCGTCCACGCGCGCGATCAACTCCTCCGGCCGCCCGGGCGAGTATCCGCCTTCCACCAGCAGCGACACCTCGCCCGCGGCGTTCGCGCGGAGCGTCAGCCGCAGCCGCTCGCCCGACGGAAGACGGTTCGCATCTGCTCCCCACGCCGCCCGCAGCGCGTCCCACACGCGGGCGATGGGCTCCTCGGGGAGAAGGCAGGCGCCGTCCAGGTCCACGATCTCGTCCGGCGCACCCAGCGCGTGGAAGCCCGCCTCCACCCGCCCGTGCTCCGCGCGCCGCAGCGCGAACGACACGCGGTTGCGGTAGCGGAACTCGCTGGGTGACGGGACGATCTCCGGCGGCTCCGTCGCCACCCCGCCGATGCGCGTCAGCGCGTCCGCCACGATACGGGCCTTGGCGCGCAGCTGCGCGTCGTACGCCATGTGCTCCAGCGTGCACCCGCCGCAGCGCGCGTAGAAGCGGCACGGCGGATCGCGCCGCTCGGGAGATGGCTCCAGGACGCGCAGCAGCCGCCCGCGCGTCCACCGCTCCTTGCGCTCGGTCAGCGCGATCTCGGCCAGGTCGCCCGGCGCGGTGCGGTGCACGAAGGTCACGCGCCCGTCCGGCAATCTTCCGACCCCCTCGCCCCCCGCGGCGATCGAGTCGATGCGCACCGCGACCGGCTTCGGCGGCGGCCGCCGTCCATCTCCCCGCCCGCCCGGCTTCCCGGGACGTCCCGCCGGACCGCGCCCCCGCCCGCCGCGGCGCTCGCTCACCGCGCTCTCCACCCCATCTGCCGCCACCCGCTGGCTCCGGCCGACGGCGCGGCGGAGGAGGGGCGCGCCACGGTCCGCATCTGCCGCCGCTCCTCCTCCAGCAGCGCGGCCGCCAGCGCGGCCACGCGCACGTCCTCGTCGCTCGGCCCGGCGGCGAGCAGCTCCTCGTGCTTCTCCAGGTACTTGATGTCGAGACGTCCTGCGCGGAAGTCCGCCTCGTCCATCACCCGCAGGTGGAAGGGGACGCTGGTGTCGACGCCGTCCACGCGCAGCTCCAGCAGCGCGCGCTTCATCCGCTCCACCGCCTGGGTGCGGGTCGGCGCGTGCACGATCAGCTTGGCCAGCATGGGATCGTACGACAGCCCCACCTCCACGCCGGTCGCGATCCCGCCGTCCCAGCGCACGCCGGGCCCGCTGGGCAGCGTCAGCTCGCCGATGCGGCCGGTGGAGGGGAGGAAGGAGTTGAACGGGTCCTCGGAGGTGATGCGGCACTCGATGGCGTGGCCGGTGAAGCGCACGTCGTCCTGCGTCCACGGCAGCTTCTCGCCCGCGGCGATGCGGATCTGCCACTGCACCAGGTCGATCCCCGTCACCAGCTCGGTCACCGGGTGCTCCACCTGGATGCGGGTGTTCATCTCCAGGAAGTAGAACTCGCCGTTCTGGTACAGGCACTCCACCGTCCCCGCGCCCTCGTAGTTGACGGCGCGCGCCGCGGCCACCGCCATCTGCCCCATCGCCGACCGCTCGTCCGGCGTGAGCACGGCCGACGGCGCCTCCTCGATCAGCTTCTGGTGGCGGCGCTGGATGGAGCACTCGCGCTCGCCCAGGTGCAGCGTGGTCCCATGCCGGTCGGCCAGGAGCTGGATCTCGATGTGGCGCGGCCCCTCGAGGAACTTCTCGATGTAGACGGAGCCGTCGCCGAACGCTCCTAGCGCCTCGTTCCCCGCCGCGTCGAAGGCGCGCTCGATCTCGTCTTCGCTCTGGACCACGCGCATCCCCTTCCCGCCCCCGCCGGCGGCTGCCTTCAGCAGCACGGGATAGCCGATCTCCCCCGCCACCCGCCGCGCCTCCGCCGAATCGGCCAGCGCCTCCTTGGTGCCGGGGACCACGGGAACGCCCGCGTCGATCATCCGGGAGCGCGCGGCCGTCTTGTCGCCCATCGCCGTCACCGCGTCGGGACTCGGGCCGATGAAGACGAGGCCGGCGTCGCGCACCGCCTGGATGAAGGGCGCGCGCTCGCTGAGGAAGCCGTAGCCGGGGTGGATGGCCTGCGCCCCGGTCTTCTTCGCCACGTCGATCAGCACGTCGCCGCGCAGGTAGCTCTGCGCGCTGGGCGCCGGGCCGATGCAGTACGCCTCGTCGGCGGCCAGCACGTGGGGCGAAAGGCGGTCGGCCTCGGAGTACACGGCCACCGTCTTCACCCCCAGCTCGTGCGCCGCGCGGATCACCCGCAGCGCGATCTCGCCGCGGTTGGCGATCAGGATCTTGTCGAACACGCTCGCTCCCGTCTCACGCCCCTCAACCCGGAATGGAAGGCGCCCAAACTACAACCGGCCCGCGGGTTTCGCGAGCCGGTTGGCGATTGGGTTCGACAAGCAGTCAGCGGTGCTCGTCGAAGAACCAGGGCTGAATTCCTTCGCTATGGACCCGGCGAAGGCGCAGATCATTGGTGATGAACCATGACGCGCCTTCGAGAAGCCCTGTCGCCACGTGAACGGCATCCGCGGTCCGGATGCCGAGGCGGGCGCGGAGCTCGGCCGCTCGCTCCGCCACCTCGGCGTCGACCTTCCGGATCGAAAGGTTCGGATAGCTGCGAAGCTCCGTCGATACGGCGCGGGCACGGGCAGCGTCGCCCGCCTGGAACGGCTCGACGAGGATCTCGGTCAGCGCCAGCATCGAAGCCACGCCGGTGAGCTCTCCGGCGTTGATCCGCGCGAAGATCTCCGCCGCAGCCGTGAAGTAGGCCGGCGACTGATCGAGAAAATAGATGATGGCGACGCTGTCGAGCAGCACGATCTCGCCATCCGCAATATCGCCGGTCAGCGGTCCCATTCGTCGCGGTCCCGCTCGATCCGCTCCGCCGCTCCGCGCCAGACCGGACCGCCAAGTGCCTTCAGGCGTTCGAACGCGGACGCGGTGAGCGGAGTGATGACGATCTCGTCCCCGCGCACCTCGATGCGGACCTGATCACCCGGCTTGATCCCCAGCTTCCGGCGCAGCTCCGCCGGAAGCACGATCTGGGACTTGCTGCTGACCTGCGCGATGGGCATGGAAATCTCCGTTTCTCGCGACCGCTCACCGGTCGCACTCGTCACGATCGCGCCGCACCTCGTCGGCGTACCCCCGCCACATTGGTCCGGCGAACTTCGCGAGGCGGTCGAGGACGGACTTGCCGTTCGACACGACGACCCGACCCTCCGTCACCGTAAAGACGATCTCGTCACCCGGTCCGACGCCGAGCGTCTCCCGGACGGAAGCCGGGATGACCGCCTTACATTCGGAATCCAGCCGTGCACGGCACATCGGAGCTGTCTCCTGTTGCTTTACTCAAAGGTAAAGCAGAGTGCGAGCGGGCTCAACCTCACACCGCCCCGTGCCCCGTCTCGTCCGGCCTTCCCGCGGCCGCGCGGCGGGAGGTGATGGCCCACTCGGCGTCGGGGTCCGGCACCTCCAGGTGGCGGATGCCTTCGGGGAAGCGGCCCTGCAGGCGCTCGTACTCGGCCTGGTAGTGCGGGTCCGGGTGAACCCAGTCGTGCAGGTACCACACCGCCTCCACGTGCGCCTGCAGCAGCTCCTTGGTGCAGCCGAAGCACGGGCGCATGGTGGTGTACACCGTGCTCCCCTCCACCGCGATGCCGAAGCGCGCCGCCGCCAGCAGCGCGTTCTGCTCGGCGTGCACGCAGATGCACAGGTCGTAGCCGGTGCCGCTGGGGTACTGGCCGCGGTGCGCGCAGCGGTGGCATCCGCCCTCGCTGCAGTTGGGCATGTTCTCGGGCGTGCCGTTGTAGCCGGTGCTCACGATGCGCCGGTCCTTCACGATCACCGCGCCCACGCGGTTGCCGGTGCAGTCCGCCCGCGCCCGCACCGCCAGCGCGATCCCCATGAAGTACTCGTGCGTTCCCGGCCGCCGGTGCTCGGTCATGCGCGCCTGTCGCGGGGAGATGTGGATGGAAGGAACGGCTTCGGGAGATGCGGGTCCGCCCGCGCCGGAGGCTCCGTGGCGCGGGCGGACCGGCGGGGCGTCAGGACTCGCCCAGGTAGCGCTCGCGGAGGATGGCGGTGTGGTGGATGATGTGCCCGGCGGCGATGAAGGCGATCGCGCGGACGCTGATCTCCTGCCCGTTGGCCAGCCCGCGGCGGCGCGCCTGCTCCGGCGTCAGCGAGCGGAACAGCGACAGCGAGGCGCGGCGCACGTTCAGCCACTCCTCCACCAGCGACTCGAACTCGCGCAGCCCGAACTCGCCGGCGGGCGTGTACGCGTTCTCGTCGAAGCCGGCCAGCTCCGTCCGGTCGCCGCGCGCGAAGCGCAGCGCGCGGTAGGCGAAGACGCGCTCGGTGTCGGCCAGGTGGCCGATCACCTCCTTCACGCTCCACTTCCCCTCGGCGTAGCGGTGGTCGTGCAGGTGGATGGGGATGCCGCGCAGGAACCCCACGGTGTCCTGCGCCTGCCGGTCCAGCAGATCCAGCACGTCGCCCTCGGGGACGAGGTCGATGTAGCGCGAGTAGTAGGGCGCGTGCTCGTCGGGCGCGGGGCGCTCGATGGCGGGTGCGGCGACGGTGCTCATGGTCGGGGACCTGTCTGCGGACGTGGATGAGGAACCCGCGGGAGATGGAGATAATACGCGCTCCCCCGCCCCGCCCGCGACTCCCGAAATCCCCGGCCGGATTACGTGCAGCTTTGATGATGTGGGACGCCGTCCCGCGTCGAGCTACCGCGCCGCCAGCCCCCGCTCGCCGGGCGCGTCCATCGCCGCGAGGGCGGCCTCCAGCGCCCAGCGGCCGCCGCGCTGGCGCACGAGCGCGCGGACTTCGGCGGCGAGCTCCACGTAGGCGACATCCTCCTCGGTCGCGGTGGGGGCGCGCAGCTCCGGGCAGCGGCGCACGTCGGACAGCACCGACCGCCACGCGCAGGTGTGGCCGAAGCCCAGCGTGTGCATCAGCTCGTGCGCCACCAGCCCGGGCGAGGTCGCAGGGTCGCGCAGCGCGCCGCGGCTCAGCCGCAGGTCGCCGTAGCCGATCTCGTGGCCGTCGGAGACGGCGGTGCCCAGGCCGCGGATTCCGTGCATGTCGGGATCGAGCCAGACCAGGATCACGTCGTCCGGGCCGCCGTTCTCGCGCGGCGCGGTGTCGGCGAAGTTCGCGGGGCGGAACACGTCGGCCCCGAGCGCCCGCTCCAGCTCGTCGGCCTCGCGCCAGAACACCACCGAGTCGCGCGCGGTCACCGTTTCGCCGCTCCACTCGCGGTCGAACGCCACGCGCAGCGGAAAGCGCTCGGCGGGCCACCCGGCGAGCCAGGTGCGCCCCGCACCCGGCCGCGCGGAGGCGGCGCGGAAGAAGCCGGTGCACCCCGCGCAGGGGGCGGGTGCGGCGAACGCGCGCGCCAGCGGCACCTCCACCTCGCTTCCGGCGTACCGCCCCCCGCGGATCGTCCACCGCAGCGGCACCAGCACGATCTCCTG
This window encodes:
- a CDS encoding DinB family protein: MSTVAAPAIERPAPDEHAPYYSRYIDLVPEGDVLDLLDRQAQDTVGFLRGIPIHLHDHRYAEGKWSVKEVIGHLADTERVFAYRALRFARGDRTELAGFDENAYTPAGEFGLREFESLVEEWLNVRRASLSLFRSLTPEQARRRGLANGQEISVRAIAFIAAGHIIHHTAILRERYLGES
- a CDS encoding AbrB/MazE/SpoVT family DNA-binding domain-containing protein, encoding MCRARLDSECKAVIPASVRETLGVGPGDEIVFTVTEGRVVVSNGKSVLDRLAKFAGPMWRGYADEVRRDRDECDR
- a CDS encoding type II toxin-antitoxin system VapC family toxin, whose amino-acid sequence is MGPLTGDIADGEIVLLDSVAIIYFLDQSPAYFTAAAEIFARINAGELTGVASMLALTEILVEPFQAGDAARARAVSTELRSYPNLSIRKVDAEVAERAAELRARLGIRTADAVHVATGLLEGASWFITNDLRLRRVHSEGIQPWFFDEHR
- a CDS encoding AbrB/MazE/SpoVT family DNA-binding domain-containing protein, which gives rise to MPIAQVSSKSQIVLPAELRRKLGIKPGDQVRIEVRGDEIVITPLTASAFERLKALGGPVWRGAAERIERDRDEWDR
- the accC gene encoding acetyl-CoA carboxylase biotin carboxylase subunit — protein: MFDKILIANRGEIALRVIRAAHELGVKTVAVYSEADRLSPHVLAADEAYCIGPAPSAQSYLRGDVLIDVAKKTGAQAIHPGYGFLSERAPFIQAVRDAGLVFIGPSPDAVTAMGDKTAARSRMIDAGVPVVPGTKEALADSAEARRVAGEIGYPVLLKAAAGGGGKGMRVVQSEDEIERAFDAAGNEALGAFGDGSVYIEKFLEGPRHIEIQLLADRHGTTLHLGERECSIQRRHQKLIEEAPSAVLTPDERSAMGQMAVAAARAVNYEGAGTVECLYQNGEFYFLEMNTRIQVEHPVTELVTGIDLVQWQIRIAAGEKLPWTQDDVRFTGHAIECRITSEDPFNSFLPSTGRIGELTLPSGPGVRWDGGIATGVEVGLSYDPMLAKLIVHAPTRTQAVERMKRALLELRVDGVDTSVPFHLRVMDEADFRAGRLDIKYLEKHEELLAAGPSDEDVRVAALAAALLEEERRQMRTVARPSSAAPSAGASGWRQMGWRAR
- a CDS encoding dCMP deaminase family protein, translating into MTEHRRPGTHEYFMGIALAVRARADCTGNRVGAVIVKDRRIVSTGYNGTPENMPNCSEGGCHRCAHRGQYPSGTGYDLCICVHAEQNALLAAARFGIAVEGSTVYTTMRPCFGCTKELLQAHVEAVWYLHDWVHPDPHYQAEYERLQGRFPEGIRHLEVPDPDAEWAITSRRAAAGRPDETGHGAV
- a CDS encoding class I SAM-dependent RNA methyltransferase codes for the protein MSERRGGRGRGPAGRPGKPGGRGDGRRPPPKPVAVRIDSIAAGGEGVGRLPDGRVTFVHRTAPGDLAEIALTERKERWTRGRLLRVLEPSPERRDPPCRFYARCGGCTLEHMAYDAQLRAKARIVADALTRIGGVATEPPEIVPSPSEFRYRNRVSFALRRAEHGRVEAGFHALGAPDEIVDLDGACLLPEEPIARVWDALRAAWGADANRLPSGERLRLTLRANAAGEVSLLVEGGYSPGRPEELIARVDGLVSIWHRPGEAAAELIAGAPGLPETWGDETVELSGAAFLQVNRGAAALLEAHVAELAGDVAGSRIVDAYCGVGFHARRFARAGAAVVGIELDPQAVEEAVRAAPEGARFVEGPVEDLIRLELPADLVILNPPRAGVHPDVADALRETPAERVIYISCNPATLARDLKRMGDVYRLESVRSFDLFPQTAHVETVVLLVAAS